A region from the Pseudonocardia petroleophila genome encodes:
- a CDS encoding ABC transporter permease: MTSSMYSSPQGRFVAGTFSPRPGPGAPLRMLRAQAGTELRLALRNGEQVLLTLLIPIVLLVGLTLLDLVPLPEPRVASVTPGVLALAVMSTAFTGQAIAFGFDRRYGVIRRLAATALPRWLLVAGRLVAVLGIVAVQMVVLGVIAAVLGWRPAGAGPAWAVLLVLLGSAAFGALGILLGGTLRAEVTLAVANVVWFVLLLAGGIVVPVAQLPGPLAAVASALPSGALAEGLRTVLTTGAPPGLTPVLVLVAWAVAAGLAATRLVKLR; the protein is encoded by the coding sequence ATGACGTCGTCGATGTACTCCTCCCCGCAGGGCCGGTTCGTGGCGGGCACGTTCAGCCCGCGTCCGGGTCCGGGCGCACCGCTGAGGATGCTCCGCGCGCAGGCCGGCACCGAGCTGCGGCTCGCGCTGCGCAACGGCGAGCAGGTGCTGCTGACGCTGCTCATCCCGATCGTCCTGCTGGTCGGGCTCACGCTGCTCGACCTCGTGCCGCTGCCGGAGCCGCGCGTCGCGAGCGTCACGCCGGGGGTGCTGGCGCTGGCGGTGATGTCCACGGCCTTCACCGGGCAGGCGATCGCGTTCGGCTTCGACCGCCGCTACGGCGTGATCCGCCGCCTCGCCGCCACCGCACTCCCCCGCTGGCTGCTCGTGGCGGGCCGCCTGGTCGCGGTGCTGGGGATCGTGGCCGTGCAGATGGTCGTGCTCGGCGTCATCGCCGCGGTCCTGGGCTGGCGCCCCGCCGGCGCCGGACCGGCCTGGGCGGTGCTGCTCGTGCTGCTCGGGTCGGCGGCCTTCGGGGCGCTGGGCATCCTGCTCGGCGGCACCCTGCGGGCGGAGGTCACCCTCGCCGTCGCCAACGTCGTGTGGTTCGTGCTGCTGCTCGCCGGCGGCATCGTCGTCCCGGTGGCCCAGCTCCCCGGCCCGCTGGCCGCGGTGGCGTCGGCGCTGCCGTCGGGTGCGCTGGCCGAGGGCCTGCGCACCGTGCTCACGACCGGCGCACCGCCCGGCCTCACCCCGGTGCTGGTACTGGTGGCCTGGGCGGTGGCGGCCGGGCTCGCGGCGACGCGGCTGGTCAAGCTGCGCTGA
- a CDS encoding ABC transporter ATP-binding protein, which translates to MSPHPAVSVRGLVKRYGRTTAVDGLDLELPAASVLALLGPNGAGKTTTVEVCTGFATADAGEVRVLGVDPAGAPDALRARIGVMPQGGGAYPGVHAGEMLRVVAACAAHPLDVGWLSGVLGLDSCGRTPYKRLSGGQQQRLALACAVVGRPELVFLDEPTAGMDPQGRRLVWDLISALRRDGVAVLLTTHLMEEAEALADDVVIVDDGRVVAHGTPAVLTAGEQQELRFRARAGMDLDGLRAALPDGYGAAEPIAGRYLVQGRINPAVLSVITSWCAEQGALADDVQVARRSLEDVFLELTGRELRT; encoded by the coding sequence GTGAGTCCGCACCCCGCCGTGTCCGTCCGTGGCCTGGTCAAGCGCTACGGCCGGACGACCGCGGTCGACGGGCTCGACCTCGAGCTGCCCGCCGCCTCCGTGCTGGCCCTGCTCGGGCCCAATGGCGCGGGCAAGACCACCACCGTCGAGGTGTGCACCGGGTTCGCCACCGCCGACGCGGGCGAGGTGCGGGTGCTCGGCGTCGACCCGGCGGGGGCGCCCGACGCGCTGCGCGCCCGGATCGGGGTGATGCCCCAGGGCGGCGGCGCCTACCCGGGCGTGCACGCCGGGGAGATGCTGCGGGTGGTCGCGGCCTGCGCCGCCCACCCCCTCGACGTCGGCTGGCTGTCCGGGGTCCTCGGGCTCGACTCCTGCGGGCGCACCCCCTACAAGCGCCTCTCCGGCGGGCAGCAGCAGCGGCTCGCGCTCGCCTGCGCGGTCGTCGGCCGGCCGGAGCTGGTGTTCCTCGACGAGCCGACCGCAGGCATGGACCCCCAGGGCCGCCGCCTGGTCTGGGACCTGATCTCCGCGCTGCGCCGCGACGGCGTCGCCGTCCTGCTCACCACCCACCTCATGGAGGAGGCCGAGGCGCTGGCCGACGACGTCGTGATCGTCGACGACGGCCGCGTCGTCGCGCACGGCACACCGGCCGTCCTCACCGCGGGCGAGCAGCAGGAGCTGCGCTTCCGCGCCCGCGCCGGGATGGACCTCGACGGTCTGCGCGCCGCCCTGCCCGACGGCTACGGCGCCGCGGAGCCGATCGCCGGCCGCTACCTCGTGCAGGGCCGGATCAACCCGGCGGTGCTGTCGGTGATCACCTCGTGGTGCGCCGAGCAGGGCGCGCTCGCCGACGACGTGCAGGTCGCCCGGCGCAGCCTGGAGGACGTGTTCCTCGAACTGACCGGCCGGGAGCTGCGCACATGA
- the mptB gene encoding polyprenol phosphomannose-dependent alpha 1,6 mannosyltransferase MptB, which yields MAAPGVDDTIVDEGPPSPPARDPSRTARLFGLVGSLLMAGGALGSGALPVPNPLFGIRVLSLPSRNATVAIAITYAGIGMVVLAWLWIGKMLRENGAVAPAPTRAQLGRTAVLWAIPLALAPPLFSRDVYSYLAQSATLARGLDPYTLGPAEAFGVDDPLVRSIPTIWRDTGAPYGPFFLVLGRGITALTGNDIVAGVFAHRALALVGVAMIVWVLPKLARRCGLDVGLAMWLGVANPLVLFHLVSGMHNESLMVGLMLVGFEVGLRAGERWWDPHLLGGGVLIVLASAVKLPALLALGFLGIEWARRRGGRVRDVAIAAALFTAIAALVYAVFGYGTGLGLRWLDALGAPSLIRSWLSISTDFGLLGGQVGIILGGLGDHTDAVLSLTRAAGLVLAALLAGWLMLAVLRGRLDAITGMAAGMAAVVVLSPIVHPWYLLWAVIPLAATKAMPKARRAMLVISGILAIVVPPTGADFNFRAYQLPMAIIAGLLVLALSLLVVRRSLAGRTGVDVDAWPGRVPAGRPQDTPGAPL from the coding sequence ATGGCCGCACCCGGGGTGGACGACACGATCGTGGACGAGGGTCCGCCGTCGCCGCCCGCGCGCGACCCGAGCCGCACCGCCCGGCTGTTCGGGCTCGTCGGGTCGCTGCTGATGGCGGGGGGCGCGCTCGGGTCCGGCGCCCTGCCCGTCCCCAACCCGCTGTTCGGCATCCGGGTGCTCAGCCTGCCCAGCCGCAACGCCACGGTCGCCATCGCCATCACCTACGCCGGCATCGGCATGGTCGTGCTGGCCTGGCTGTGGATCGGCAAGATGCTGCGCGAGAACGGCGCCGTCGCCCCGGCCCCGACCCGGGCCCAGCTCGGCCGCACCGCGGTGCTGTGGGCGATCCCGCTCGCGCTGGCGCCGCCGCTGTTCTCCCGCGACGTCTACAGCTACCTCGCGCAGAGCGCCACGCTGGCCCGCGGGCTCGACCCGTACACGCTCGGCCCGGCCGAGGCGTTCGGCGTCGACGACCCGCTGGTGCGGTCCATCCCCACGATCTGGCGCGACACCGGCGCCCCGTACGGCCCGTTCTTCCTCGTGCTCGGCCGCGGGATCACCGCGCTCACCGGCAACGACATCGTCGCCGGGGTGTTCGCGCACCGGGCGCTGGCCCTGGTCGGCGTGGCGATGATCGTGTGGGTGCTGCCGAAGCTCGCGCGGCGCTGTGGGCTCGACGTTGGGCTCGCGATGTGGCTCGGCGTCGCCAACCCGCTGGTGCTGTTCCACCTGGTCAGCGGCATGCACAACGAGTCGCTGATGGTCGGCCTGATGCTCGTCGGGTTCGAGGTGGGCCTGCGCGCGGGCGAGCGCTGGTGGGATCCGCACCTGCTCGGCGGCGGCGTGCTCATCGTGCTGGCCTCGGCGGTGAAGCTGCCCGCGCTGCTCGCGCTGGGGTTCCTCGGCATCGAGTGGGCGCGGCGGCGCGGCGGGCGGGTGCGCGACGTCGCGATCGCGGCCGCGCTGTTCACCGCGATCGCGGCGCTGGTCTACGCGGTCTTCGGCTACGGCACCGGCCTGGGCCTGCGCTGGCTCGACGCGCTGGGCGCGCCCAGCCTGATCCGCAGCTGGCTGTCGATCTCCACCGACTTCGGGCTGCTCGGCGGGCAGGTCGGCATCATCCTCGGCGGCCTGGGCGACCACACCGACGCCGTGCTCTCCCTCACCCGCGCGGCCGGGCTGGTGCTGGCCGCGCTGCTGGCCGGGTGGCTGATGCTCGCCGTGCTGCGCGGGCGGCTCGACGCCATCACCGGCATGGCCGCCGGGATGGCCGCGGTCGTGGTGCTGAGCCCGATCGTGCACCCCTGGTACCTGCTCTGGGCGGTCATCCCGCTGGCCGCCACGAAGGCGATGCCCAAGGCGCGGCGGGCGATGCTGGTGATCTCCGGCATCCTCGCGATCGTCGTGCCGCCGACGGGGGCCGACTTCAACTTCCGCGCCTACCAGCTGCCCATGGCCATCATCGCCGGGCTGCTGGTGCTCGCACTGTCCCTGCTCGTGGTGCGGCGCAGCCTGGCCGGGCGCACCGGGGTCGACGTCGACGCCTGGCCGGGGCGCGTCCCGGCGGGTCGCCCTCAGGACACCCCGGGGGCACCTCTCTAG
- a CDS encoding helix-turn-helix transcriptional regulator, with product MPVQAGGPTDGRTRESVARLLMEQGPITAADVAAALELSSPAVRRHLDALLADGEADVRDAPRRGPRGRGRPPRQYLLTDAGRARFGHGYDDLAVAALRYLAEHGGPDAVEGFAQSRVEELLGDGIATVTAAHGADARVEALADVLTARGYAAQARSAGTGPGGHGVQLCQHHCPVAHVAAEFPALCEAETHAFAELLGTHVQRLATIARGDSACTTHVPLDPPEIRRSTTTTTIPRGRQPE from the coding sequence GTGCCCGTCCAGGCGGGGGGGCCCACCGACGGTCGCACCCGCGAGTCGGTCGCCCGCCTGCTCATGGAGCAGGGACCGATCACCGCGGCCGACGTCGCCGCGGCGCTGGAGCTGTCCTCGCCCGCCGTGCGCCGGCACCTCGACGCACTCCTCGCCGACGGCGAGGCCGACGTGCGCGACGCCCCCCGCCGGGGCCCGCGCGGCCGGGGGCGTCCCCCGAGGCAGTACCTGCTCACCGACGCCGGCCGGGCGCGCTTCGGCCACGGCTACGACGACCTCGCGGTCGCCGCGCTGCGCTACCTGGCCGAGCACGGGGGCCCGGACGCCGTCGAGGGCTTCGCGCAGAGCCGCGTCGAGGAGCTCCTCGGCGACGGCATCGCGACGGTCACCGCGGCGCACGGCGCCGACGCCCGGGTCGAGGCACTGGCCGACGTGCTCACCGCGCGCGGCTACGCGGCCCAGGCCCGGTCGGCGGGCACCGGCCCCGGCGGGCACGGCGTCCAGCTGTGCCAGCACCACTGCCCGGTCGCGCACGTCGCGGCCGAGTTCCCGGCGCTGTGCGAGGCCGAGACCCACGCCTTCGCGGAGCTGCTCGGCACCCACGTGCAGCGCCTCGCGACCATCGCCCGCGGAGATTCCGCGTGCACCACCCACGTCCCTCTGGATCCTCCCGAGATCCGGCGGAGCACGACAACCACCACGATCCCGAGAGGGAGACAGCCCGAATGA